A stretch of Hemicordylus capensis ecotype Gifberg chromosome 9, rHemCap1.1.pri, whole genome shotgun sequence DNA encodes these proteins:
- the LOC128334249 gene encoding C-factor-like isoform X2, producing the protein MQRPGDRLQPGHRLRACQAAGCEKQPARMDLCHLPGSRGTTCPDTTDPSSIKAAVARVTEKLKGAGLNLLINNAGIVRRSSLESEMPEDMAEVYQTNVIGPMIVSQAFLPLLRKASQESPQKGMSCSKAAIVNISSEGGSITNVFAWKLGQVVSYRCSKAALNMLTRCQSLGFAEDEILCVALHPGWVQTDMGNTLQQAPLTVDVSVRETLSTLARLTEKASGTLVNWEGEALPW; encoded by the exons ATGCAGCGTCCTGGTGACCGGCTCCAACCGGGGCATCGGCTTCGAGCTTGTCAGGCAGCTGGCTGCGAAAAGCAGCCGGCCAGAATGGATCTTTGCCACTTGCCGGGATCCAGAGGGACCACGTGCCCAG ACACCACTGATCCATCCAGCATCAAGGCTGCTGTAGCCAGAGTCACTGAGAAGCTGAAAGGAGCCGGGCTGAATCTGCTGATAAACAATGCTGGGATTGTAAGGAGGAGCTCTCTGGAGTCTGAGATGCCGGAGGACATGGCTGAGGTGTACCAAACCAATGTGATAGGACCCATGATCGTGAGCCAG gcgTTCCTGCCCTTGCTGAGGAAGGCATCTCAGGAAAGCCCCCAGAAAGGGATGAGCTGCAGCAAAGCCGCCATTGTCAACATCTCCAGCGAAGGCGGCTCCATCACAAATGTCTTTGCATGGAAATTGGGACAGGTCGTCTCTTACCGTTGCAGTAAG GCGGCTCTGAACATGCTCACCCGCTGCCAGTCCCTGGGATTTGCAGAAGATGAGATCCTGTGTGTGGCTTTGCATCCTGGCTGGGTGCAGACAGACATGGGGAACACACTG CAACAGGCCCCACTGACTGTGGACGTGAGTGTGCGGGAGACCCTGAGCACCCTTGCCCGTCTCACTGAGAAAGCCAGTGGCACTTTGGTGAACTGGGAGGGGGAAGCTCTCCCCTGGTGA
- the LOC128334251 gene encoding uncharacterized protein LOC128334251 isoform X2 → MAGLGARSVLVTGANRGIGLELVRQLLGKPDPPQWVFACSREPDGERGQELRNLASRHPNVVMIKLDATSPASVKDAAGCVEDHLKGSGLNLLINNAGIYKEAFLPLLRRAAQASLQEGLSCRKAAIVNISSLLGSIKLVSLTYGKPAISYRCSKAALNMLTECQAMSYKEDGILCTMIHPGWVKTDMGGQEADVTVDESVRGILSVLSTLSNEHSGAFFDWKGKKLPW, encoded by the exons ATGGCGGGGCTCGGAGCGCGCAGCGTCCTGGTGACCGGAGCCAACCGCGGGATCGGCCTGGAGCTCGTCCGGCAGCTCTTGGGCAAGCCCGACCCTCCGCAGTGGGTCTTCGCCTGCAGCCGGGAGCCGGACGGGGAGCGCGGGCAG GAATTGCGGAATTTGGCTTCCAGACACCCAAATGTTGTAATGATAAAACTCG ATGCTACGAGTCCTGCAAGTGTTAAGGATGCCGCAGGCTGCGTGGAGGATCACCTGAAGGGCTCTGGGCTCAATCTGTTGATAAACAATGCAGGGATTTATAAAGAG GCTTTCCTGCCTCTGTTAAGGAGGGCCGCCCAAGCCAGCTTGCAGGAAGGGCTGAGCTGCAGAAAGGCAGCCATTGTCAACATTTCCTCTCTCTTGGGCTCCATCAAGTTAGTCTCGCTAACCTACGGCAAGCCCGCAATCTCTTACCGCTGCAGCAAG GCTGCTCTTAACATGCTGACAGAGTGCCAGGCTATGAGCTACAAGGAGGATGGAATTCTGTGCACCATGATTCATCCGGGATGGGTGAAGACAGACATGGGTGGCCAAGAG GCTGACGTCACAGTGGACGAGAGCGTGCGAGGAATCCTCAGTGTCCTTTCCACACTCAGCAATGAGCACAGCGGTGCTTTTTTTGATTGGAAGGGCAAGAAGCTTCCTTGGTGA
- the LOC128334249 gene encoding C-factor-like isoform X3 — protein sequence MDTTDPSSIKAAVARVTEKLKGAGLNLLINNAGIVRRSSLESEMPEDMAEVYQTNVIGPMIVSQAFLPLLRKASQESPQKGMSCSKAAIVNISSEGGSITNVFAWKLGQVVSYRCSKAALNMLTRCQSLGFAEDEILCVALHPGWVQTDMGNTLQQAPLTVDVSVRETLSTLARLTEKASGTLVNWEGEALPW from the exons ATGG ACACCACTGATCCATCCAGCATCAAGGCTGCTGTAGCCAGAGTCACTGAGAAGCTGAAAGGAGCCGGGCTGAATCTGCTGATAAACAATGCTGGGATTGTAAGGAGGAGCTCTCTGGAGTCTGAGATGCCGGAGGACATGGCTGAGGTGTACCAAACCAATGTGATAGGACCCATGATCGTGAGCCAG gcgTTCCTGCCCTTGCTGAGGAAGGCATCTCAGGAAAGCCCCCAGAAAGGGATGAGCTGCAGCAAAGCCGCCATTGTCAACATCTCCAGCGAAGGCGGCTCCATCACAAATGTCTTTGCATGGAAATTGGGACAGGTCGTCTCTTACCGTTGCAGTAAG GCGGCTCTGAACATGCTCACCCGCTGCCAGTCCCTGGGATTTGCAGAAGATGAGATCCTGTGTGTGGCTTTGCATCCTGGCTGGGTGCAGACAGACATGGGGAACACACTG CAACAGGCCCCACTGACTGTGGACGTGAGTGTGCGGGAGACCCTGAGCACCCTTGCCCGTCTCACTGAGAAAGCCAGTGGCACTTTGGTGAACTGGGAGGGGGAAGCTCTCCCCTGGTGA
- the LOC128334248 gene encoding C-factor-like yields MAAVLNPRSVLVTGSNRGIGFELVRQLVGKSSRPEWIFATCRDPEGPRAQELKTLAAKHQGVVIIPLNALDPSSIKAAVARVNEKLKGAGLNLLINNAGILRITTLESETPEDMAEVYQTNVTGAMLVSQAFLPLLRKASQKSPQKGMSCSKAAIVNVSSEGGSIRNMGTNTVPWCISYCCSKAALNMLTRCQSLGFAEDEILCVALHPGWVQTDMGNAAGPAPLTVEVSVQETISTLARLTEKDNGTFVSWEGKAVPW; encoded by the exons ATGGCAGCAGTGCTGAATCCACGCAGCGTCCTGGTGACTGGCTCCAACCGGGGCATTGGCTTCGAGCTTGTCAGGCAGCTGGTTGGGAAGAGCAGCCGGCCAGAATGGATCTTTGCCACTTGCCGGGATCCAGAGGGACCACGTGCCCAG GAGTTGAAAACATTGGCTGCCAAGCACCAGGGAGTTGTGATCATCCCATTGA ATGCTTTGGATCCATCCAGCATCAAGGCTGCTGTTGCCAGAGTCAATGAGAAGCTGAAAGGTGCAGGGTTGAATCTGTTGATAAACAATGCTGGGATTTTAAGGATCACCACTCTGGAGTCTGAGACACCGGAGGACATGGCTGAGGTGTACCAAACCAATGTGACAGGGGCCATGCTGGTGAGCCAG gcGTTCCTGCCCTTGCTGAGGAAGGCATCTCAAAAAAGTCCCCAGAAAGGGATGAGCTGCAGCAAAGCCGCCATTGTCAACGTATCCAGTGAAGGCGGCTCCATCAGAAATATGGGAACAAATACAGTTCCATGGTGTATCTCGTATTGTTGCAGTAAG GCGGCTCTGAACATGCTCACCCGCTGCCAGTCCCTGGGATTTGCAGAAGATGAGATCCTGTGTGTGGCTTTGCATCCTGGCTGGGTGCAGACAGACATGGGGAACGCAGCG GGACCGGCCCCACTGACTGTGGAAGTGAGTGTGCAGGAGACCATCAGCACTCTTGCCCGTCTCACTGAGAAAGATAATGGCACTTTTGTGAGCTGGGAGGGAAAAGCTGTACCCTGGTGA
- the LOC128334249 gene encoding C-factor-like isoform X1, with product MAAGLDPCSVLVTGSNRGIGFELVRQLAAKSSRPEWIFATCRDPEGPRAQELKKLTTKHKGVVIVPMDTTDPSSIKAAVARVTEKLKGAGLNLLINNAGIVRRSSLESEMPEDMAEVYQTNVIGPMIVSQAFLPLLRKASQESPQKGMSCSKAAIVNISSEGGSITNVFAWKLGQVVSYRCSKAALNMLTRCQSLGFAEDEILCVALHPGWVQTDMGNTLQQAPLTVDVSVRETLSTLARLTEKASGTLVNWEGEALPW from the exons ATGGCAGCAGGGCTGGATCCATGCAGCGTCCTGGTGACCGGCTCCAACCGGGGCATCGGCTTCGAGCTTGTCAGGCAGCTGGCTGCGAAAAGCAGCCGGCCAGAATGGATCTTTGCCACTTGCCGGGATCCAGAGGGACCACGTGCCCAG GAATTGAAAAAATTGACCACCAAGCACAAGGGAGTTGTGATTGTCCCAATGG ACACCACTGATCCATCCAGCATCAAGGCTGCTGTAGCCAGAGTCACTGAGAAGCTGAAAGGAGCCGGGCTGAATCTGCTGATAAACAATGCTGGGATTGTAAGGAGGAGCTCTCTGGAGTCTGAGATGCCGGAGGACATGGCTGAGGTGTACCAAACCAATGTGATAGGACCCATGATCGTGAGCCAG gcgTTCCTGCCCTTGCTGAGGAAGGCATCTCAGGAAAGCCCCCAGAAAGGGATGAGCTGCAGCAAAGCCGCCATTGTCAACATCTCCAGCGAAGGCGGCTCCATCACAAATGTCTTTGCATGGAAATTGGGACAGGTCGTCTCTTACCGTTGCAGTAAG GCGGCTCTGAACATGCTCACCCGCTGCCAGTCCCTGGGATTTGCAGAAGATGAGATCCTGTGTGTGGCTTTGCATCCTGGCTGGGTGCAGACAGACATGGGGAACACACTG CAACAGGCCCCACTGACTGTGGACGTGAGTGTGCGGGAGACCCTGAGCACCCTTGCCCGTCTCACTGAGAAAGCCAGTGGCACTTTGGTGAACTGGGAGGGGGAAGCTCTCCCCTGGTGA
- the LOC128334251 gene encoding C-factor-like isoform X1 produces MAGLGARSVLVTGANRGIGLELVRQLLGKPDPPQWVFACSREPDGERGQELRNLASRHPNVVMIKLDATSPASVKDAAGCVEDHLKGSGLNLLINNAGIYKEVDLEAVDLEDMINKYKTNVVGPLLVSQAFLPLLRRAAQASLQEGLSCRKAAIVNISSLLGSIKLVSLTYGKPAISYRCSKAALNMLTECQAMSYKEDGILCTMIHPGWVKTDMGGQEADVTVDESVRGILSVLSTLSNEHSGAFFDWKGKKLPW; encoded by the exons ATGGCGGGGCTCGGAGCGCGCAGCGTCCTGGTGACCGGAGCCAACCGCGGGATCGGCCTGGAGCTCGTCCGGCAGCTCTTGGGCAAGCCCGACCCTCCGCAGTGGGTCTTCGCCTGCAGCCGGGAGCCGGACGGGGAGCGCGGGCAG GAATTGCGGAATTTGGCTTCCAGACACCCAAATGTTGTAATGATAAAACTCG ATGCTACGAGTCCTGCAAGTGTTAAGGATGCCGCAGGCTGCGTGGAGGATCACCTGAAGGGCTCTGGGCTCAATCTGTTGATAAACAATGCAGGGATTTATAAAGAGGTGGATCTGGAAGCAGTGGATCTGGAAGACATGATCAATAAATATAAGACCAATGTGGTTGGGCCACTGTTAGTAAGCCAG GCTTTCCTGCCTCTGTTAAGGAGGGCCGCCCAAGCCAGCTTGCAGGAAGGGCTGAGCTGCAGAAAGGCAGCCATTGTCAACATTTCCTCTCTCTTGGGCTCCATCAAGTTAGTCTCGCTAACCTACGGCAAGCCCGCAATCTCTTACCGCTGCAGCAAG GCTGCTCTTAACATGCTGACAGAGTGCCAGGCTATGAGCTACAAGGAGGATGGAATTCTGTGCACCATGATTCATCCGGGATGGGTGAAGACAGACATGGGTGGCCAAGAG GCTGACGTCACAGTGGACGAGAGCGTGCGAGGAATCCTCAGTGTCCTTTCCACACTCAGCAATGAGCACAGCGGTGCTTTTTTTGATTGGAAGGGCAAGAAGCTTCCTTGGTGA
- the LOC128334251 gene encoding C-factor-like isoform X3, with product MAGLGARSVLVTGANRGIGLELVRQLLGKPDPPQWVFACSREPDGERGQELRNLASRHPNVVMIKLDATSPASVKDAAGCVEDHLKGSGLNLLINNAGIYKEVDLEAVDLEDMINKYKTNVVGPLLVSQAALNMLTECQAMSYKEDGILCTMIHPGWVKTDMGGQEADVTVDESVRGILSVLSTLSNEHSGAFFDWKGKKLPW from the exons ATGGCGGGGCTCGGAGCGCGCAGCGTCCTGGTGACCGGAGCCAACCGCGGGATCGGCCTGGAGCTCGTCCGGCAGCTCTTGGGCAAGCCCGACCCTCCGCAGTGGGTCTTCGCCTGCAGCCGGGAGCCGGACGGGGAGCGCGGGCAG GAATTGCGGAATTTGGCTTCCAGACACCCAAATGTTGTAATGATAAAACTCG ATGCTACGAGTCCTGCAAGTGTTAAGGATGCCGCAGGCTGCGTGGAGGATCACCTGAAGGGCTCTGGGCTCAATCTGTTGATAAACAATGCAGGGATTTATAAAGAGGTGGATCTGGAAGCAGTGGATCTGGAAGACATGATCAATAAATATAAGACCAATGTGGTTGGGCCACTGTTAGTAAGCCAG GCTGCTCTTAACATGCTGACAGAGTGCCAGGCTATGAGCTACAAGGAGGATGGAATTCTGTGCACCATGATTCATCCGGGATGGGTGAAGACAGACATGGGTGGCCAAGAG GCTGACGTCACAGTGGACGAGAGCGTGCGAGGAATCCTCAGTGTCCTTTCCACACTCAGCAATGAGCACAGCGGTGCTTTTTTTGATTGGAAGGGCAAGAAGCTTCCTTGGTGA